A window of Cytobacillus sp. FSL H8-0458 genomic DNA:
ATTATACGATGGCGCTGATCTCAGGGACGGTCAGACAGCTGAAATTGTATAAACGGATTGGCTTTTTGCCTTTTGGTCCACTGACAGGAGAGGAAGGAGCCCAATTTCAGCCCATGTACTTAACAAAAGAGAATTTCGAACGTTCCACAAAAGCGTTTAAACGCTTAATGGACAGAAACTCAGAGCAGTCCGGGCAGCACTCTTTTTTGCCGGGACCTGTCCCTGTACATGAAAATGTGAAAAGTGCTTTTGCCAAAGAAGCAATATCTCATCGTAATCATGATTTTATCAATGGCTTGAAGGAGCTGCGATTTCAATTATGCAAGATGACAGGTGCCTCCTATGCACAGGTTATTGTCGGGACGGGGACCCTTTCCAACGACCTTGTGGCTGCCCAGCTGAAAAACATGGAGGGGAATGGGCTCATCCTGGCAAATGGTGAATTTGGCTATCGTCTCATTGATTCTGCCAGAAGATTTCAGTTATCTTTTCAGACGATTGAAAAAGACTGGAATGAACCGATCCTTCACGAAGAAATTGCATACATGCTGACAGAAAATCCTTCTATAAAATGGGTCTGGACTGTCCATTGTGAAACCTCAACAGGGTATTTATTCGATATCAGCGGGATTCAGGAGCTATGTGCAAGCTATGGTACCGAGCTTTGCGTGGATGCATGCAGTACTGCCGGAATCGTTCCGCTTTGTCTTAAGAATATTTATATGGCATCGTCGGTGAGCGGAAAAGGGTTTGGCTCGTACCCGGGTCTTGCGATTGTGTTCCATAGGGACAGAATTAAAGGGAACAGCAGTGTTCCCAGATACCTGGATTTAAAGATGTATGAGGACAATGAAAGCATTCCATACACCCATTCTTCTAATCTGGTCAGCGCATTAAAAGAGAGTATAAAGCTGATAGATTATGAGAAAATAAAACGAATGTCTTTAAAAGTAAGGAGGATTCTTTCGGACAAGGGTTTTTCCGTTCTGGGCGGGGAAGATTATTCGCCGGGCATCCTTACTGTCCATTTGCCGGAGGACATTTCCAGCAGGGAATTTGGCGACTTATGCAAACAGAAAGGAATTCTACTAAGCTATGAAAGCGGGTACCTGCTTGAAAGAAATTGGGTTCAGGTGGCTCTGATGGGGGCGCAGGAAGAAGAGAAGGTCATGCAATCTATCGAAATGATTGCACGTATTTTCGAAAAACAATATGAAAAGCGGTATGATTATGAAGTTATTTAAAAAGCTTTCGCCCATTTGGGCTGCCGTCATACTTATCTGGATCAAGACGGCTGCTGTATCCTTTATCGGATTCAATCTGCACCCTGAGAACTGGACTGATATTTTATTCATGCTATTAAGCCCGATTGGGGCCATAATGGTCATTCTCGGAGTTCCTTATTATTTTAAGAAAAAGGTCAAACCGGGAGCTATATTTGCAGGCATGGCAGTTCTGACCGGGATTCTTTTTGGGGATCTTCTTTATTATCGTTTCTATACCGATTTTGTCACCGTTCCGATCCTTTTTCAGTTTAAAAATGTCGGAGGGATTGGACCGAGTACTTTTGAATTGGTCAGTCCGTGGGATCTTCTGTTATTAGCTGATCTGGTGGTTTTTTGGCTTTTCTATTTAAAACGGAAATCAGTACAAGCACAGCTTTCAAATAAATCAAAAAGGCTTTATGGTGCTGTCAGTGTGATGTTTGTTCTAGTGACCATCACTCTCGGCATGGTAAAGGTGCCTCATTTATTTTCGGAATCCTATAATCGCCAGCAGCTTGTCAAGCATATTGGCTTGTATCAGTATCACCTTTATGATATGGGCATCGCTGCAGCAAACCCTCTCAACCGAGCTTTTGCCAGTTCAACAGATGCTGAGGCTTCTGCCGAGTATGTCCAATCACACGAAGATAAGCCATCAGATTACTTTGGTGCGGCAAAAGGAATGAATGTCCTACTGATCAGCATGGAGTCCACCCAGAATTTTGTGATTAACCAGAAGGTGAACGGTCAGGAAATAACACCTTTCCTTAATTCACTGATTGAAGACAGTTTTTATTTCAGCCGGGTCTATGATCAGACAGCACAGGGCAAAACATCGGACTCGGAATTCATGGTTGATACAGGCCTTTATCCGTTGTCGAGCGGCTCGGCATTTGTCCGGAAAACGGAAAATGCTTATCAGAGCCTGCCGCATATATTAGCTGAGAAGGATTATTACGCAGCCGTATTTCACGGGAATGACGCTTCGTTCTGGAATCGGGAAGCCATGTATGATTCTTTAGGGTATGATCGGTATTTTTCAAAAGCTGATTATCTGGTTACTGATGAGAATTCTGTGAACTACGGGATTAAGGATATCCCATTTTTCCAGCAATCCATTGAGCATCTGGAGAACCTGCAACAGCCTTTCTACGCCAGGTTTATCACATTAACAAACCATTTCCCGTTTTTGCTGGAGGAGGAAGATCAGTTTATCCCTGAGGCCAATACTAGTGAAATGGTCGTCAATCGCTATGTCACAACCGTCAGATACCAGGATGAAGCCATTAAAACCTTCTTCCAGGACTTAAAAAAGAGCGGGCTCTATGAAAATACGATGTTTGTATTGTATGGCGACCATTATGGCATCTCGGACAAATATGAGCATGGTGTGCTTGAACTGCTAGGGCAGGAAGATACGATTGTAAACCGCATGCAGCTGCAGAGTGTGCCGCTGATCATCCATGTGCCGGGCGTGGAAGGCAAAACGTTTACAAACCTTGGCGGGGAAATCGATATAAGGGCAACGATTCTTCATCTGCTCGGCATAAGTGCTGTTGATAATTTCAGCTTCGGGCAAAACCTGTTTACAAGAGATCCTCATCACCCCGTTACCTTCCGGGATGGAAGTTTCATAGCGAAAGATTATTTGTACAAATCCGGCAAATGCTTCAAAAGCGAATCGGAAGAAGAAACAGATATTACTGGCTGTGAACCTTTAATGGATATCTCCAGAAAAGAGCTTAGGTTCTCTGATGATATTGTACATGGGGATTTAATGAGGTTTATGGAATAACTTTTGGAGGAGAAGCATGGAAGTATTCGGGTTTATATTTTTATGGGGGATACCTTTGCTGCTGCTTTGGAGTTTTGTCTTAACGCTTGTCGAAGTTAAGAGAGCGGGGAGCGAAGGGCAATTCCTTGGCAGGACGCTCACATTTATCGGCGGAATTTATCATTACACCATTTCTTCATTTGCCGCTTGGGTTGGTTTGATTGCCATCGCATTCGGAATTGCAGCCCTGGTGGAGGGTTCAATCTTCGGTGCATTATTCTTTGGTTTATTCGGTGTTTTTATGGTTTATAACTTTTTTCCGAGATTAAATATGCCGGAATGAGATTGAGGTATGTCCTTTGGGGCATGCCTTTTATTTTTTTTGCATATATTGGGCTTTTGAACAGAAAGAAAGCAGGAACTCGTGGATGTGAGTCCGAACCCAGGTCAACTTCAGACACAGAGAGGAGGAACCGGTAGAACTGAGTCAGAACCCGGGTCAACTTCGGACACAGAAAGGCGGAACCGGTAGAACTGAGTCAGAACCCGGTGTAACTTCGGACACAGAAAGGCGGAATCCGTGGAACTGAGTCGGAACCCGGGCTAAGTTCAGACACAGAAAGCGGAAAAGAGACAGACAGAGTCCGAACTAAAAGCATTTGCAAATAACAGACAGGAGCAGTTTTTGAAACAATTCAGCCCTTATTTAAAATAGAACGATAAATCTGTTTAATAGTCTCCATATGAATGGCTTCATGGTAAAAGCCGAATAAAAAAGCTTCTCCGGATGTGTAAAACGTGATGCCGCTGCGGTTTGTGTATGGATTTGGGAGTTGTTGATCTAGACGGCCATGAAGAAATGTTTTTATCCTGGATTTTTGTCCGGCTAGGACGGATGCGATTTCCCTGAATGAAGGCGGTGGCTCGGACCAATCAGCTGGTTTAGATCCTGCGCCAAATAACCGTTCATAGTTCACTGGGACGTTCAATTTTTCACCTGATATTCCAAAGACAAGCTTTTCCTGGACAAATGCAATATGCCCGAAGTTCCAGCGGATACTATTGTTAA
This region includes:
- a CDS encoding GNAT family N-acetyltransferase is translated as MNIICKIAAEHDEFEQIHQLNYQTFVEEIPQHKQNENQHLIDKFHEENTYVIAKAGEEVAGMIAIRAKRPFSLDYKLPNLEEYLPVQGEYCEVRLLSVKKEYRSTRVFYQLCEKLVELCLEKNYTMALISGTVRQLKLYKRIGFLPFGPLTGEEGAQFQPMYLTKENFERSTKAFKRLMDRNSEQSGQHSFLPGPVPVHENVKSAFAKEAISHRNHDFINGLKELRFQLCKMTGASYAQVIVGTGTLSNDLVAAQLKNMEGNGLILANGEFGYRLIDSARRFQLSFQTIEKDWNEPILHEEIAYMLTENPSIKWVWTVHCETSTGYLFDISGIQELCASYGTELCVDACSTAGIVPLCLKNIYMASSVSGKGFGSYPGLAIVFHRDRIKGNSSVPRYLDLKMYEDNESIPYTHSSNLVSALKESIKLIDYEKIKRMSLKVRRILSDKGFSVLGGEDYSPGILTVHLPEDISSREFGDLCKQKGILLSYESGYLLERNWVQVALMGAQEEEKVMQSIEMIARIFEKQYEKRYDYEVI
- a CDS encoding LTA synthase family protein — translated: MKLFKKLSPIWAAVILIWIKTAAVSFIGFNLHPENWTDILFMLLSPIGAIMVILGVPYYFKKKVKPGAIFAGMAVLTGILFGDLLYYRFYTDFVTVPILFQFKNVGGIGPSTFELVSPWDLLLLADLVVFWLFYLKRKSVQAQLSNKSKRLYGAVSVMFVLVTITLGMVKVPHLFSESYNRQQLVKHIGLYQYHLYDMGIAAANPLNRAFASSTDAEASAEYVQSHEDKPSDYFGAAKGMNVLLISMESTQNFVINQKVNGQEITPFLNSLIEDSFYFSRVYDQTAQGKTSDSEFMVDTGLYPLSSGSAFVRKTENAYQSLPHILAEKDYYAAVFHGNDASFWNREAMYDSLGYDRYFSKADYLVTDENSVNYGIKDIPFFQQSIEHLENLQQPFYARFITLTNHFPFLLEEEDQFIPEANTSEMVVNRYVTTVRYQDEAIKTFFQDLKKSGLYENTMFVLYGDHYGISDKYEHGVLELLGQEDTIVNRMQLQSVPLIIHVPGVEGKTFTNLGGEIDIRATILHLLGISAVDNFSFGQNLFTRDPHHPVTFRDGSFIAKDYLYKSGKCFKSESEEETDITGCEPLMDISRKELRFSDDIVHGDLMRFME
- a CDS encoding DinB family protein: MEQLIFEHMETVRGITEKSIERIPEEMADIIPEGFNNSIRWNFGHIAFVQEKLVFGISGEKLNVPVNYERLFGAGSKPADWSEPPPSFREIASVLAGQKSRIKTFLHGRLDQQLPNPYTNRSGITFYTSGEAFLFGFYHEAIHMETIKQIYRSILNKG